One Streptomyces sp. L2 genomic window carries:
- a CDS encoding TetR/AcrR family transcriptional regulator, which yields MYSCGMSTPERLIESTRELLWERGYVGTSPKAILERAEAGQGSMYHHFKGKPDLALAAIRRTAEELRAAAEGVLDGPGTPYERIEAYLLRERDVLRGCPIGRLTMDPDVIASEELRAPVDETIAAIRDRIAAIVEEGKRDGQFAPDLDGGQIGAAVLATVQGGYVLARAAGSPAAFDAGVRGLLSLLAPRTCPQTN from the coding sequence ATGTACAGTTGCGGCATGAGCACCCCGGAGCGACTGATCGAGTCCACGCGCGAGCTGCTGTGGGAGCGGGGCTACGTCGGCACGAGCCCCAAGGCCATCCTGGAGCGCGCGGAGGCCGGCCAGGGCAGCATGTACCACCACTTCAAGGGCAAGCCGGATCTGGCCCTGGCGGCGATCCGCCGGACCGCGGAGGAACTCCGGGCCGCGGCGGAGGGTGTTCTGGACGGGCCCGGGACGCCGTACGAGCGGATCGAGGCGTACCTGCTGCGCGAGCGCGACGTGCTGCGCGGCTGCCCGATCGGCCGGCTGACCATGGACCCGGACGTCATCGCCAGCGAGGAGCTGCGGGCACCGGTCGACGAGACGATCGCGGCGATCCGCGACCGGATCGCGGCGATCGTCGAAGAGGGCAAGCGGGACGGGCAGTTCGCGCCCGATCTGGACGGCGGGCAGATCGGCGCCGCCGTCCTCGCGACGGTCCAGGGCGGCTACGTCCTGGCCCGCGCCGCCGGCTCCCCCGCCGCGTTCGACGCGGGCGTCCGGGGCCTGCTGTCCCTGCTGGCGCCCCGAACCTGCCCGCAGACGAACTGA
- a CDS encoding methyltransferase, with the protein MTTPWGEYELARFPADPKDQLRAWDASDAYLLRHLAEEGVPLSGAVVVVGDRWGALVTALAAHRPYQVTESFLSQESTRANLARAGVEPSAVRLLTTQDPPPERVDVLLVRVPKSLALLEDQLLRLAPAVHAGTVVIGTGMVKEIHTSTLQLFERILGPTRTSLARQKARLIFCTPDPSLERPANPWPYTYRLPEGIGPASGRTVVNHAGVFCADRLDIGTRFFLQHLPAGPGAGRVVDLGCGNGVVGTAMALADPGAEVLFVDESFQAVASAEATYKANGVPGHAEFRVGDGLAGVAPGSADLVLNNPPFHSHQATTDATAWRMFTGARRALRPGGELWVIGNRHLGYHVKLRRLFGNSELVASDRKFVVLRAVRGR; encoded by the coding sequence ATGACGACGCCCTGGGGCGAGTACGAGCTGGCCCGGTTTCCCGCGGATCCGAAGGACCAGCTGCGCGCCTGGGATGCCTCCGACGCGTATCTGCTGCGGCACCTCGCCGAGGAGGGCGTGCCGCTGTCGGGGGCGGTCGTGGTGGTCGGCGACCGCTGGGGTGCCCTGGTCACGGCGCTCGCGGCGCACCGGCCGTACCAGGTCACCGAGTCCTTCCTGAGTCAGGAGTCGACGCGGGCGAACCTGGCACGGGCCGGCGTCGAGCCCAGCGCGGTGCGGCTGCTGACCACGCAGGATCCGCCGCCGGAGCGGGTGGACGTACTGCTGGTGCGGGTCCCGAAGAGCCTGGCGCTGCTGGAGGACCAGTTGCTGCGGCTGGCGCCCGCCGTGCACGCGGGAACGGTGGTGATCGGCACCGGGATGGTGAAGGAGATCCACACCTCCACGCTCCAGCTGTTCGAGCGGATCCTCGGTCCGACCCGCACCTCCCTGGCCCGGCAGAAGGCCCGGCTGATCTTCTGCACCCCGGACCCGTCGCTGGAGCGGCCGGCGAACCCGTGGCCGTACACGTACCGTCTCCCGGAGGGGATCGGCCCGGCGTCCGGGCGTACGGTCGTGAACCACGCGGGGGTGTTCTGTGCCGACCGGCTCGACATCGGCACCCGGTTCTTCCTCCAGCACCTGCCGGCCGGCCCGGGTGCCGGCCGGGTGGTGGACCTGGGGTGCGGGAACGGCGTCGTGGGTACGGCGATGGCGCTGGCCGACCCGGGCGCCGAGGTGCTGTTCGTCGACGAGTCCTTCCAGGCGGTGGCCTCGGCGGAGGCGACGTACAAGGCGAACGGGGTGCCGGGGCACGCCGAGTTCCGGGTCGGGGACGGGCTGGCCGGCGTGGCGCCGGGCAGTGCGGACCTGGTGCTGAACAACCCGCCGTTCCACTCCCACCAGGCGACGACGGACGCGACGGCGTGGCGGATGTTCACCGGTGCGCGGCGCGCGCTGCGGCCCGGCGGCGAGTTGTGGGTGATCGGCAACCGGCACCTGGGCTACCACGTCAAGCTGAGGCGGCTGTTCGGCAACAGCGAACTGGTCGCGAGCGACCGGAAGTTCGTCGTACTGCGGGCGGTCAGGGGGCGGTAG
- a CDS encoding ABC transporter ATP-binding protein: MTTATALRTAARVAGAVKVYGGGDTAVRALDGVDVDFPAGRFTAIMGPSGSGKSTLMHCAAGLDTLTSGAAYIGDTELGALDDRRLTLLRRDRVGFVFQAFNLVPTLTVEENITLPLDLAGRRGDREWIDALVDVVGLRDRLHHRPTELSGGQQQRVAVARAFAGRPDVVFADEPTGNLDSRSGQEVLGLLGRAVRRTGRTVVMVTHDPVAAAHADEVLFLADGRLVDRMPSPTADTVLDRMKAFEVGS, encoded by the coding sequence ATGACCACGGCGACCGCGCTGCGGACGGCCGCCCGGGTGGCCGGCGCGGTGAAGGTGTACGGCGGTGGCGACACCGCCGTACGCGCCCTGGACGGCGTGGACGTGGACTTTCCCGCCGGCCGCTTCACCGCGATCATGGGCCCCTCGGGCTCCGGCAAATCCACCCTCATGCACTGCGCCGCCGGCCTCGACACCCTCACCTCGGGCGCCGCCTACATCGGCGACACCGAACTCGGCGCGCTCGACGACCGCCGGCTGACCCTGCTGCGCCGCGACCGGGTCGGCTTCGTCTTCCAGGCGTTCAACCTGGTGCCGACGCTGACGGTCGAGGAGAACATCACGCTGCCGCTGGACCTGGCCGGCCGGCGCGGCGACCGCGAGTGGATCGACGCGCTCGTCGACGTCGTCGGACTGCGCGACCGGCTGCACCACCGGCCCACCGAACTCTCGGGCGGCCAGCAGCAACGCGTCGCCGTCGCCCGCGCGTTCGCGGGCCGCCCCGACGTCGTCTTCGCGGACGAGCCGACCGGCAACCTCGACTCCCGCTCCGGCCAGGAGGTCCTCGGCCTCCTCGGCCGGGCCGTACGGCGGACCGGCCGCACCGTCGTCATGGTCACTCACGACCCGGTCGCCGCCGCGCACGCGGACGAGGTGCTCTTCCTCGCCGACGGGCGGCTGGTCGACCGGATGCCGTCGCCGACCGCCGACACGGTCCTGGACCGGATGAAAGCCTTCGAGGTGGGGTCATGA
- a CDS encoding ROK family protein, with amino-acid sequence MSGKADPRAAGEGTTSRGRLDRGRGALGPALELVHTGRAPTRAVLTAELGVTRATAGAVAAELEALGLIRVDARPGAAAGSQGRPSHRLEVAEDGPVALAAQVHADGFRAALVGLGGRIVATAPGCETIEPDPAKVLGSVVEAGADLLRTTGRRCVGAGLAVPSAVAEPDGLALNPLHLAWPVGAPVRRLFAECVRAAGIAGPAFAGNDVNLAALAEHRHGAGRGARDLLCVATGHRGVGGALVLDGRLHTGSSGLALEVGHLTVNPESRPCHCGGRGCLDVEADPLALLIEAGRAPGPEVSLLQQANDLLRTQYADPAVRRAAEALIDRLGLGLAGLVNILNPDRIILGGLHRTLLDADPERLRAVVADRSLWGQSGGVPILPCTLDHNSLVGAAELAWQPVLDDPLGALR; translated from the coding sequence ATGAGCGGCAAGGCGGACCCCCGGGCGGCGGGGGAAGGGACCACGTCGAGGGGGCGGCTGGACCGCGGGCGCGGAGCCCTCGGACCCGCGCTGGAGCTGGTGCACACCGGGCGGGCACCGACCCGGGCCGTGCTCACCGCCGAACTCGGCGTGACCCGGGCGACGGCCGGAGCGGTCGCCGCCGAACTCGAGGCGCTCGGGCTGATCCGCGTGGACGCCCGGCCGGGCGCCGCGGCCGGCTCGCAGGGCCGCCCCTCGCACCGGCTGGAGGTCGCCGAGGACGGTCCGGTCGCGCTCGCCGCCCAGGTCCACGCCGACGGGTTCCGGGCCGCGCTCGTCGGTCTCGGCGGCCGGATCGTCGCCACCGCGCCCGGCTGCGAGACGATCGAACCCGACCCGGCGAAGGTGCTCGGCTCCGTCGTCGAGGCGGGCGCCGACCTGCTGCGCACGACCGGCCGGCGCTGCGTGGGCGCCGGACTGGCCGTGCCGTCCGCCGTCGCCGAACCCGACGGTCTCGCCCTCAACCCCCTCCACCTGGCCTGGCCCGTGGGCGCTCCGGTCCGTCGGCTCTTCGCCGAGTGCGTGCGCGCCGCCGGGATCGCCGGTCCGGCGTTCGCGGGCAACGACGTCAACCTCGCCGCGCTCGCCGAACACCGGCACGGCGCCGGCCGGGGCGCCCGGGACCTGCTGTGCGTGGCCACCGGGCACCGCGGCGTCGGCGGCGCACTGGTCCTCGACGGCCGCCTGCACACCGGCAGTTCGGGCCTCGCCCTGGAGGTCGGGCACCTCACCGTCAACCCCGAGAGCCGCCCCTGCCACTGCGGCGGCCGCGGCTGCCTGGACGTCGAGGCCGATCCCCTCGCCCTGCTCATCGAGGCCGGCCGCGCGCCGGGACCCGAGGTGTCCCTGCTCCAGCAGGCCAACGACCTGCTGCGCACCCAGTACGCCGACCCGGCCGTCCGGCGCGCCGCCGAGGCCCTCATCGACCGCCTGGGCCTGGGCCTGGCCGGGCTGGTGAACATCCTCAACCCCGACCGCATCATCCTCGGCGGCCTGCACCGCACCCTGCTCGACGCCGACCCCGAACGGCTCCGCGCCGTCGTCGCCGACCGCAGCCTCTGGGGCCAGAGCGGCGGCGTCCCGATCCTCCCCTGCACCCTGGACCACAACAGCCTGGTAGGCGCCGCCGAACTGGCCTGGCAACCGGTCCTCGACGACCCCCTGGGAGCGCTGCGGTGA
- a CDS encoding DUF4865 family protein, translated as MHAMQYELTLPADYDMDIIRGRVARVGHLLDDWDGLGLKTYLMRERGRHGSPVNQYTPFYLWNSVEGMNRFLWGGAFQRLVGDFGRPAVRQWTGLAHEEGRGAPGLTAFAVRRRQPVPDGVELAVLMEEAVAETRRLAGEDGAVLAATAVDPHRWELVHFSLWEHDTPKAEGDLFQVLHVSAPGRDRLPRGRQW; from the coding sequence ATGCACGCCATGCAGTACGAGTTGACCCTCCCCGCCGACTACGACATGGACATCATCCGGGGCCGGGTCGCCCGGGTCGGGCACCTGCTCGACGACTGGGACGGGCTCGGCCTCAAGACCTACCTGATGCGGGAGCGCGGCAGGCACGGCTCACCGGTGAACCAGTACACGCCGTTCTACCTGTGGAACAGCGTGGAGGGCATGAACCGCTTCCTGTGGGGCGGCGCCTTCCAGCGGCTGGTCGGCGACTTCGGACGGCCCGCGGTGCGGCAGTGGACCGGGCTCGCCCACGAGGAGGGCCGCGGCGCACCCGGCCTCACGGCGTTCGCCGTACGACGGCGGCAACCGGTGCCGGACGGCGTCGAGTTGGCCGTACTGATGGAGGAGGCCGTCGCCGAGACACGCCGGCTGGCCGGCGAGGACGGTGCGGTGCTCGCCGCGACGGCGGTGGATCCGCACCGCTGGGAACTGGTGCACTTCTCCCTCTGGGAGCACGACACTCCCAAGGCCGAGGGCGACCTCTTCCAGGTCCTGCATGTCTCCGCCCCCGGCCGGGACCGCCTGCCGCGCGGCCGCCAGTGGTGA
- a CDS encoding SHOCT domain-containing protein has translation MQTLANWDGGPGPWILFFPLIWAAVGIGAVTLLRRTAWRGRGGPWRTVDGGRPAGDSPLAVLGRRFASGEIDEDEYWRRLSVLEEQFGRTGKGGAA, from the coding sequence ATGCAGACCCTGGCGAACTGGGACGGCGGACCCGGCCCGTGGATCCTGTTCTTCCCGCTGATCTGGGCGGCCGTCGGGATCGGCGCCGTCACCCTCCTGCGCCGCACCGCCTGGCGCGGCCGGGGCGGCCCCTGGCGGACCGTGGACGGCGGCCGCCCGGCCGGTGACTCGCCGCTGGCGGTCCTCGGCCGCCGCTTCGCCTCCGGCGAGATCGACGAGGACGAGTACTGGCGCCGGCTGTCCGTCCTGGAGGAGCAGTTCGGCCGCACCGGCAAGGGCGGTGCGGCATGA
- a CDS encoding ATP-binding protein: MISHPSRHCTVELQALPSRIGQVRRIVSAQLRYWHMDPLIDRAALGVTELLSNVHRHAQPDKSCTVELELRPDRLTVSVRDHDPRLPVVAEVSDAADIAPMATCGRGLAMVAAMSESWGARPDGDSGKTVWFTLPAAPVARRQPARTPRRTEAQPSAPRFVEVQPTPATVPAAAPAVAHAEAAAPTPARSAVPG, from the coding sequence GTGATCAGTCACCCAAGCAGGCACTGCACGGTGGAGCTCCAAGCCCTGCCGTCGCGGATCGGCCAGGTCCGCAGAATCGTATCTGCGCAGTTGCGCTACTGGCATATGGACCCGTTGATAGACCGCGCCGCGCTCGGTGTGACCGAGTTGCTCAGCAACGTGCACCGGCACGCCCAGCCGGACAAGTCGTGCACGGTCGAGCTGGAGCTGCGCCCCGACCGGCTCACGGTGTCGGTGCGCGACCACGATCCGCGCCTTCCGGTGGTGGCCGAGGTGTCCGACGCGGCCGACATCGCGCCGATGGCCACCTGCGGGCGGGGGCTGGCGATGGTCGCCGCGATGAGCGAGAGCTGGGGCGCGCGTCCGGACGGCGACAGCGGCAAGACCGTCTGGTTCACCCTGCCGGCCGCACCCGTGGCCCGCAGGCAGCCGGCCCGCACCCCGCGCCGCACCGAGGCGCAGCCGTCCGCCCCGCGCTTCGTCGAGGTCCAGCCGACCCCGGCCACCGTACCGGCCGCGGCCCCGGCCGTCGCCCACGCCGAGGCCGCGGCCCCCACGCCCGCCCGGTCGGCCGTCCCGGGCTGA
- a CDS encoding alpha-ketoglutarate-dependent dioxygenase AlkB, with amino-acid sequence MDDGELFPRTRARVAAGAVHAPHWLGAERQADLLGACREWARPPAGLRTVRTPGGGTMTARQVCLGRHWYPYGYARTAVDGDGAPVKPFPAWLGELGRRAVADALGPEALPPEPYDIALINFYDGDARMGMHRDSDEESDAPVVSVSLGDTCVFRFGNTRTRTRPYTDVELRSGDLFVFGGPARLAYHGVPRVLPGTAPPALGLTGRLNITLRVSGL; translated from the coding sequence ATGGACGACGGTGAGCTGTTCCCCCGGACGCGGGCCCGGGTCGCGGCCGGCGCCGTGCACGCGCCGCACTGGCTGGGCGCGGAGCGGCAGGCCGACCTGCTCGGCGCGTGCCGGGAGTGGGCGCGGCCCCCGGCCGGCCTGCGCACGGTCCGCACACCCGGCGGCGGCACCATGACCGCCCGGCAGGTCTGCCTCGGCCGGCACTGGTACCCGTACGGCTACGCCCGCACGGCCGTGGACGGCGACGGCGCCCCCGTCAAGCCCTTCCCGGCCTGGCTCGGCGAACTCGGCCGCCGCGCGGTCGCCGACGCGCTCGGCCCCGAGGCGCTGCCGCCGGAGCCGTACGACATCGCGCTGATCAACTTCTATGACGGCGACGCCCGCATGGGCATGCACCGCGACAGCGACGAGGAGTCCGACGCCCCCGTGGTGTCCGTGAGCCTCGGCGACACCTGCGTGTTCCGCTTCGGCAACACGCGTACGCGGACGAGGCCGTACACGGACGTGGAGCTGCGCAGCGGCGACCTGTTCGTCTTCGGCGGCCCGGCCCGGCTCGCGTACCACGGGGTGCCGCGCGTGCTCCCGGGCACCGCACCGCCCGCGCTGGGCCTCACGGGACGGCTGAACATCACCCTCCGGGTGAGCGGGTTGTAG
- a CDS encoding class II fructose-bisphosphate aldolase — translation MPLATTGELITRAAEARSAIAAFNIITLEHVEAVIAGAEAAGAPVVLQVSENAVKFRYGRLAPLARAAVAAAERADVPVALHLDHVQSDDLLRQAPGAGFSSVMYDAARLPYAENLAATRAATDWAHSQGLWIEAELGQVGGKDGSLPLDAHAPGARTDPDQGRDFVTRTGVDALAVAIGSVHAMTTRSAALDHVLLRRLSAALGVPLVLHGSSGVPDDGLVAAVADGIAKVNVGTALNVAMTSAIRTFLAAHPQAVDSRKYLSVGREAMAREVTRIIGVLTTAP, via the coding sequence GTGCCCCTAGCGACCACCGGCGAGCTGATCACCCGGGCCGCCGAGGCCCGCTCCGCCATCGCCGCCTTCAACATCATCACCCTGGAACACGTCGAGGCCGTCATCGCCGGCGCGGAGGCCGCCGGCGCCCCCGTGGTCCTCCAGGTCAGCGAGAACGCCGTCAAGTTCCGCTACGGCCGGCTGGCGCCCCTGGCCCGCGCCGCCGTCGCCGCCGCCGAACGGGCCGACGTGCCCGTCGCGCTGCACCTCGACCACGTGCAGAGCGACGACCTGCTGCGCCAGGCGCCCGGCGCCGGGTTCAGCTCGGTGATGTACGACGCGGCCCGCCTCCCGTACGCCGAGAACCTCGCCGCGACCCGGGCGGCCACCGACTGGGCGCACAGCCAAGGCCTGTGGATCGAGGCCGAGTTGGGGCAGGTCGGCGGCAAGGACGGCAGCCTCCCCCTCGACGCCCACGCGCCCGGCGCCCGCACCGACCCCGACCAGGGGCGGGACTTCGTCACCCGCACCGGCGTCGACGCCCTGGCCGTGGCCATTGGCAGCGTGCACGCCATGACGACCCGCAGCGCGGCCCTCGACCACGTCCTCCTGAGGCGGCTCTCCGCCGCCCTGGGCGTCCCGCTCGTCCTGCACGGCTCCTCCGGGGTACCGGACGACGGCCTGGTCGCCGCCGTCGCCGACGGCATCGCCAAGGTCAACGTCGGCACCGCCCTCAACGTGGCCATGACCAGCGCCATCCGCACGTTCCTCGCCGCCCACCCCCAGGCCGTCGACTCCCGCAAGTACCTCAGCGTGGGCCGCGAGGCGATGGCCCGGGAGGTGACCCGGATCATCGGCGTCCTGACTACCGCCCCCTGA
- a CDS encoding ABC transporter permease, translated as MNSSFRIGLTSLRTHRRRFAGTFFAVFLGVAFLAGTLVMGDTLRASFDTMFGEATSGTDVVVRGADAITTPGEAQGVRRPVDTSLVKTIERVPGVAAAAPDIQGAGQLVGSDGKPVGGQGPPTVAGNWITDKQLNPYRLAEGRAPARSGDVVVNRGAAEKGGLKIGDTTILRTPDPVRVRIVGLATFGGQDGMAQVTYTGMTRADAEKYLTARPGQAASIEVRAVPGVGPQDLVKRLAPVLPGGVEAITGQQAAQENTDMISSQFLTLFTTLLLVFSGIALLVATFSIHNTFAIVVAQRARENALLRALGASRRQVSAAALAEAAVVAVAASLAGLAGGIGIAAGLQALFPAIGFPFPGGTLVLTALSMTLPLAVGVAVCLGSALLPAVRAGRTAPLAALRETAVDSSGASRGRTVAGTALGAAALLTTLTGVLDTPSVWLAALGALLALASFVVLGPVAASTAVRLLGSPLGRLRGVTGRLARRNALRSPRRTAATASALMIGVAVVSLFTVFGASLKATMDRTVSRSFAGDVAVSAPSFGAGGSGLSPGLAPALQRLPQVGTAVGLGRGVAEVDGRGRALTVTDPAALARTFDLGTVTGSLRHLGTDGIALTRAEAGEQGLRTGDSARLTFTDGSTKVFTVRAVYGQSELAGDYVITRAAWAPHRTQDSDRLVAVTFKPGVSTGAGKAAVRTVADRYGNPEVQTRAEYAQSSAGGIDMMLTLVYALLALAVAIALLGIANTLTLAVHERTRELGLLRAVGQTRAQLRAMVRWESVLVAAFGTAGGLGLGAFLGWVLVQASDGASDTAFAFALPPARLAVVALIGLLSGALAALRPARRAARLDVLRAIATD; from the coding sequence ATGAACTCCTCGTTCCGCATCGGCCTCACCTCGCTGCGCACCCACCGGCGGCGCTTCGCCGGCACCTTCTTCGCCGTATTCCTGGGCGTCGCCTTCCTGGCCGGCACCCTCGTCATGGGCGACACGCTGCGCGCCAGTTTCGACACCATGTTCGGTGAGGCCACCAGCGGCACGGACGTCGTCGTGCGCGGCGCCGACGCCATCACGACTCCGGGAGAGGCCCAGGGCGTACGACGGCCCGTCGACACGTCGCTGGTGAAGACCATCGAGCGCGTTCCGGGCGTGGCCGCCGCCGCACCGGACATCCAGGGCGCGGGCCAACTCGTCGGCTCCGACGGCAAGCCGGTCGGCGGTCAGGGCCCGCCCACCGTCGCGGGCAACTGGATCACCGACAAGCAGCTCAACCCGTACCGGCTGGCCGAGGGCCGCGCCCCCGCCCGGTCCGGCGACGTGGTGGTCAACCGGGGTGCCGCCGAGAAGGGCGGCCTCAAGATCGGCGACACCACCATCCTGCGCACCCCGGACCCCGTACGGGTGAGGATCGTCGGTCTCGCCACCTTCGGCGGGCAGGACGGCATGGCCCAGGTGACCTACACCGGCATGACCCGGGCCGACGCCGAGAAGTACCTCACGGCGCGGCCGGGGCAGGCGGCGAGCATCGAGGTCCGGGCCGTGCCCGGCGTCGGCCCGCAGGATTTGGTGAAGCGGCTGGCCCCGGTGCTGCCCGGGGGAGTCGAGGCGATCACCGGTCAGCAGGCGGCACAGGAGAACACCGACATGATCTCCAGCCAGTTCCTGACCCTCTTCACGACCCTCCTGCTCGTCTTCTCCGGCATCGCCCTGCTCGTGGCGACCTTCTCCATCCACAACACGTTCGCCATCGTCGTCGCCCAACGCGCCCGTGAGAACGCCCTGTTGCGCGCGCTCGGCGCCTCCCGCCGGCAGGTGTCCGCAGCCGCTCTCGCCGAGGCGGCCGTCGTCGCCGTCGCCGCCTCACTGGCCGGACTCGCGGGCGGCATCGGCATCGCCGCCGGCCTCCAGGCGCTCTTCCCGGCGATCGGATTCCCCTTCCCCGGCGGCACCCTGGTCCTCACCGCCCTGTCCATGACCCTGCCGCTCGCCGTCGGCGTGGCCGTCTGCCTGGGCTCCGCACTGCTGCCAGCCGTACGCGCCGGACGCACCGCCCCGCTGGCGGCCCTGCGCGAGACGGCCGTCGACTCCTCCGGAGCCTCACGCGGGCGCACGGTCGCCGGCACGGCCCTCGGGGCGGCGGCCCTGCTGACGACGCTCACCGGCGTCCTGGACACCCCGTCCGTATGGCTCGCGGCGCTCGGCGCGCTGCTCGCCCTGGCGTCCTTCGTGGTCCTCGGCCCGGTCGCCGCCTCCACCGCCGTACGACTCCTCGGCAGCCCGCTGGGCAGGCTGCGCGGGGTCACCGGCCGACTCGCCCGCCGCAACGCGCTGCGCAGCCCCCGGCGGACCGCCGCCACCGCGAGCGCGCTGATGATCGGCGTGGCCGTCGTGTCCCTGTTCACCGTGTTCGGTGCCTCGCTGAAGGCAACCATGGACCGGACGGTGTCCCGGTCCTTCGCGGGCGACGTCGCCGTCAGCGCCCCGTCCTTCGGCGCGGGCGGCAGCGGGCTGAGCCCCGGGCTGGCTCCCGCCCTGCAGCGGCTGCCCCAGGTCGGTACCGCCGTCGGACTCGGCCGTGGTGTCGCCGAGGTCGACGGCAGGGGCAGGGCGCTGACCGTCACCGACCCCGCCGCGCTCGCCCGCACCTTCGACCTCGGCACCGTCACGGGCTCCCTGCGCCACCTCGGCACCGACGGCATCGCGCTCACCCGGGCCGAGGCCGGCGAGCAGGGCCTGCGCACCGGGGACAGCGCACGCCTGACCTTCACCGACGGCAGCACCAAGGTGTTCACGGTCCGGGCGGTCTACGGCCAGTCGGAACTCGCCGGCGACTACGTCATCACCCGGGCCGCGTGGGCCCCGCACCGCACCCAGGACTCCGACAGGCTGGTCGCCGTCACCTTCAAGCCGGGGGTGAGCACCGGCGCGGGCAAGGCCGCGGTGCGCACGGTGGCCGACCGCTACGGCAACCCGGAGGTGCAGACTCGCGCGGAGTACGCGCAGTCCTCGGCCGGCGGGATCGACATGATGCTGACGCTGGTCTACGCGCTGCTCGCCCTCGCGGTCGCCATCGCCCTGCTCGGCATCGCCAACACCCTGACCCTCGCGGTCCACGAGCGCACCAGGGAACTGGGGCTGCTGCGGGCCGTAGGCCAGACCCGCGCCCAGCTCCGGGCCATGGTCCGCTGGGAGTCGGTCCTGGTCGCCGCGTTCGGCACGGCCGGCGGGCTCGGTCTCGGCGCCTTCCTCGGCTGGGTCCTGGTACAGGCCTCCGACGGCGCGAGCGACACCGCGTTCGCCTTCGCGCTGCCTCCGGCCCGCCTCGCCGTCGTAGCCCTCATCGGCCTCCTCTCAGGCGCCCTGGCAGCCCTCCGCCCGGCGCGCAGAGCAGCCCGGTTGGACGTGCTCCGAGCGATCGCCACGGACTGA
- a CDS encoding phosphotriesterase codes for MTRVRTVLGDVRPGELGLCDAHDHLFLSSAQLPGQELNDASAARAELHAFRRAGGGAVVQWTPYGMGRRAADLPRLSRAAGVHVVCATGLHQAGHYLPEVVEGLRGRLAEVFVAELTEGIGTSGVRAGLIKVAGGFHGLDAHARWTMGAAAEAHHATGAPIAVHLELGTGALDVLDLLCGELGVPAHRVILGHLNRSPDLVVQRQAAESGCWLAFDGPSRANHATDWRMPDAVRALAEAGFGDRLLLGGDTVTAGARSVDGGPGMPYLLRRVRPRLADAVGAELVDRILGVHPGQAFGVDWG; via the coding sequence GTGACACGCGTCCGCACGGTCCTCGGTGACGTACGACCCGGGGAGCTGGGTCTGTGCGACGCCCACGACCATCTCTTCCTCAGCAGCGCGCAGCTGCCGGGCCAGGAGCTGAACGACGCCTCGGCCGCGCGGGCCGAGCTGCACGCGTTCCGGAGGGCGGGCGGCGGTGCCGTCGTGCAGTGGACGCCGTACGGGATGGGACGACGGGCGGCGGACCTGCCCCGGCTGTCCCGGGCCGCCGGGGTGCACGTGGTCTGCGCGACGGGGCTGCACCAGGCAGGTCACTACCTGCCCGAGGTGGTGGAGGGGCTGCGCGGGCGGCTGGCCGAGGTGTTCGTCGCCGAACTGACCGAGGGCATCGGGACGTCCGGCGTTCGGGCCGGGCTGATCAAGGTGGCGGGCGGCTTCCACGGGCTCGACGCGCACGCCCGCTGGACGATGGGCGCGGCGGCCGAGGCGCACCACGCCACCGGCGCCCCGATCGCCGTCCACCTGGAGCTGGGAACCGGCGCTCTGGACGTCCTCGACCTGCTGTGCGGCGAGTTGGGGGTACCGGCGCACCGGGTGATCCTCGGTCACCTCAACCGCTCCCCCGACCTCGTCGTCCAGCGGCAGGCGGCCGAGTCGGGCTGCTGGCTGGCGTTCGACGGCCCGTCCCGGGCGAACCACGCCACCGACTGGCGCATGCCGGACGCCGTACGGGCCCTGGCCGAGGCCGGGTTCGGGGACCGGCTCCTGCTCGGCGGGGACACGGTGACCGCCGGTGCCCGCTCGGTCGACGGCGGCCCCGGAATGCCGTACCTGCTGCGCCGGGTGCGGCCCAGGCTGGCGGACGCGGTGGGCGCGGAACTCGTGGACCGGATCCTCGGGGTGCATCCGGGGCAGGCGTTCGGGGTGGACTGGGGCTGA